The Dehalococcoidia bacterium genome contains a region encoding:
- a CDS encoding dihydroorotate dehydrogenase electron transfer subunit, giving the protein MKTAFIRVVSTQRLYGDTYLTWFDGPELLRGASAGRFLMLRCADIADAGERPAGASLASDPLLPRPMSYHRVREGERGPEFSILYDVVGRGTAWLAQRSPGDLVYAWGPLGRGFSLRGSGQNLLLVGGGIGIAPLLWLADEAVSKGRSVVLIAGARSREGVFPAEFVPSEVEVVVTTEDGSMGVQGRVTDVFADHFAWADQVFVCGPTPMFEAIAALVRDLDGAGRARGRKPVQALLEAPMGCGTGICYGCAVFDRRGEPRLVCKDGPRFDIREIW; this is encoded by the coding sequence TTGAAGACAGCCTTCATCCGCGTGGTCTCCACCCAGCGCCTCTACGGCGATACCTACCTCACCTGGTTCGACGGCCCCGAACTCTTGCGGGGAGCCTCCGCCGGCCGCTTCCTCATGTTGCGCTGCGCCGACATAGCCGACGCGGGCGAGCGTCCGGCTGGCGCCTCCCTTGCCTCCGACCCGCTCCTGCCGCGGCCTATGAGCTATCACCGCGTGCGGGAGGGCGAGCGCGGCCCGGAGTTCTCGATCCTCTACGACGTCGTAGGCCGCGGCACGGCCTGGCTTGCCCAGCGTTCACCCGGCGACCTCGTGTACGCCTGGGGACCGCTTGGCCGCGGCTTTTCTCTGCGCGGGAGCGGCCAGAACCTGCTGCTCGTCGGCGGGGGGATCGGCATCGCGCCGTTGCTCTGGCTGGCCGACGAGGCTGTCAGCAAAGGCAGGAGCGTCGTCCTCATAGCCGGCGCGCGCTCGCGTGAGGGCGTTTTCCCGGCCGAGTTCGTGCCTTCCGAGGTTGAGGTCGTGGTCACCACGGAGGACGGCTCGATGGGCGTGCAGGGCCGGGTCACGGACGTCTTCGCCGACCACTTCGCCTGGGCAGACCAGGTCTTCGTCTGCGGCCCGACCCCGATGTTCGAGGCGATCGCGGCCCTGGTGCGGGACCTCGACGGCGCCGGCCGCGCCCGCGGCCGCAAGCCCGTGCAGGCGCTCCTCGAGGCCCCGATGGGCTGCGGCACCGGCATCTGCTATGGCTGCGCCGTCTTCGACCGCCGCGGCGAGCCCCGCCTTGTCTGCAAGGACGGCCCCCGCTTCGACATCCGCGAGATCTGGTAG